From Myxococcota bacterium, one genomic window encodes:
- a CDS encoding glycosyltransferase family 2 protein codes for MDISVILPVYNERQNLELVLAELEEVLTALGRQFEVIAVDDGSTDGSRELLLRLATQKTYLRLIFFRKNCGQTAAFDAGFHAASGDVLVTMDSDLQNDSRDIPAMIAKLDEGYDFVTGWRKYRQDGFFLRKIPSKIANWIIRKITGTRVHDLGCSLKVYRRALTEEMHLYGEKHRFISVIADSLGARVCEVEVNHRVRHAGRSKYGLSRTVKVLLDLTTISFMHRYQTKPIYVFGASGIGLILMSALMSVYVLWEKLSSDIYVHRNPLFMVAVVLFLTGVQLVGLGIVAEMIVRSYYESDGKRPYSIQSKIGFDQEA; via the coding sequence ATGGATATCAGCGTCATTCTCCCGGTGTATAACGAGCGCCAAAATCTTGAGCTTGTTTTGGCGGAACTTGAAGAAGTACTCACGGCTTTAGGCCGGCAGTTTGAAGTGATTGCGGTGGACGATGGCAGCACTGACGGGTCCAGAGAACTGTTGTTGCGTCTGGCTACGCAAAAAACTTATTTAAGGCTGATTTTTTTCCGAAAGAACTGTGGGCAGACCGCAGCATTTGATGCCGGTTTTCACGCGGCTAGTGGCGATGTTTTGGTCACCATGGATTCAGATCTGCAAAATGACTCGCGAGACATACCTGCCATGATCGCCAAGTTGGATGAAGGCTATGACTTTGTGACAGGTTGGAGAAAGTATCGGCAAGATGGCTTCTTTTTGCGGAAGATTCCTTCGAAAATAGCGAACTGGATCATTCGCAAAATTACCGGCACTCGGGTGCATGATTTGGGTTGCTCGCTCAAAGTTTATCGGCGTGCGTTGACAGAAGAGATGCATCTATACGGCGAAAAGCATCGGTTTATCTCGGTTATCGCTGATTCTTTAGGTGCGCGAGTTTGCGAAGTCGAAGTGAATCATCGGGTCAGGCATGCGGGCCGATCCAAATATGGCTTGTCTCGCACGGTCAAAGTCCTACTGGATTTAACCACCATTAGTTTTATGCACCGCTATCAAACCAAACCAATTTATGTGTTTGGTGCAAGCGGCATCGGGCTGATTTTAATGAGCGCCTTGATGTCTGTGTATGTGCTTTGGGAAAAGTTGAGCTCTGATATCTACGTCCATCGAAACCCGTTGTTTATGGTGGCCGTGGTGCTGTTTTTGACCGGGGTACAACTGGTAGGACTTGGCATTGTGGCGGAGATGATTGTTCGAAGCTATTATGAATCTGATGGCAAAAGGCCGTACTCGATCCAGTCTAAAATCGGTTTTGACCAAGAGGCCTAA
- a CDS encoding UDP-glucose/GDP-mannose dehydrogenase family protein, whose product MRIAVIGSGYVGLVTGACFAECGFKVVNIDQDEAKIANLKSGLVPFYEPGLESLVAVGSAAGRLAFTCDLPAGIAEADIVFIAVGTPSLENDGHADLSHVFEAARAAAMHMKPQSILVVKSTVPVGTCRQIAKMGIRVASNPEFLREGSALEDFHRPDRIIIGTDRGSETSRLLMHRLYEKFGHIPTVWTEWETSELIKYASNAFLATKIAYINQMADLCERVGANIGELAIGMGLDRRIGDKFLQPGPGYGGSCFPKDTLALSHIAQDAGAPVTIVDAVIAANQFRFSHMAQKIIDIFKARGGADGKTLAVLGVTFKANTDDMRHAPSLSILPALEQAGLTLHVYDPSMQTPPAGEQASSVQAAVTNADGLLILTEWDEFKTLDINRVVQGLKFDPAFKPLIIDLRNLFEPTQMGAFEYHSLGRGV is encoded by the coding sequence ATGCGCATCGCGGTAATTGGCTCTGGTTACGTTGGCTTGGTCACCGGCGCTTGTTTTGCCGAATGCGGCTTCAAAGTCGTCAATATTGATCAAGATGAGGCAAAAATAGCGAATTTGAAAAGCGGCTTGGTGCCGTTTTATGAGCCTGGCCTAGAATCGCTGGTTGCTGTTGGCTCCGCAGCCGGCAGGTTGGCGTTTACCTGCGATTTGCCTGCCGGCATTGCTGAAGCGGACATCGTTTTTATAGCTGTAGGAACGCCTAGCCTTGAAAACGATGGTCACGCCGATTTAAGTCATGTTTTCGAAGCAGCTCGGGCGGCGGCCATGCACATGAAGCCACAATCTATTTTGGTGGTGAAATCCACCGTGCCGGTAGGCACCTGTAGGCAAATCGCTAAAATGGGTATTCGTGTGGCATCTAACCCAGAATTTTTGCGAGAAGGATCGGCACTGGAAGATTTTCATCGTCCTGACCGCATTATTATTGGTACCGATCGGGGCAGCGAAACCAGCCGATTATTGATGCATCGCTTGTATGAGAAATTTGGCCATATCCCCACGGTTTGGACTGAATGGGAAACATCTGAGCTGATTAAATATGCTTCAAACGCCTTTTTGGCCACCAAGATCGCATACATTAATCAAATGGCCGATCTTTGCGAGCGCGTGGGGGCTAATATTGGAGAGTTGGCCATCGGTATGGGCCTGGATAGGCGCATCGGCGACAAATTCTTGCAGCCAGGGCCTGGTTATGGCGGATCCTGTTTCCCAAAAGATACCTTGGCTTTAAGCCATATTGCGCAAGATGCGGGCGCGCCCGTAACGATTGTTGACGCTGTGATTGCCGCCAATCAATTTCGTTTTTCTCACATGGCGCAAAAAATAATCGATATTTTTAAGGCGCGGGGTGGCGCGGACGGCAAAACGCTCGCTGTTTTAGGCGTGACCTTTAAGGCCAATACCGATGATATGCGGCATGCGCCGAGTCTTTCGATTTTGCCAGCCCTTGAGCAGGCTGGGCTTACGCTGCATGTTTACGACCCAAGTATGCAAACCCCACCTGCGGGCGAGCAAGCAAGTTCAGTGCAGGCGGCTGTTACCAATGCGGATGGTCTGTTGATTCTGACCGAGTGGGATGAGTTTAAGACATTGGATATCAATCGAGTGGTGCAGGGTTTGAAGTTTGATCCAGCTTTTAAGCCGTTGATTATCGATTTGAGAAACTTGTTTGAACCCACGCAAATGGGGGCCTTCGAATATCATTCGCTAGGACGGGGAGTCTAA
- the asnB gene encoding asparagine synthase (glutamine-hydrolyzing), which translates to MCGFVGIISRSDHREVLPRMLERIRHRGPDGDGQVFYAQNGWYVALGHRRLSIIDIEGGSQPMEVGSHALVYNGEIYNYRDLDAKAGGDTSALLNYMAEHGEAGIGDLNGMFAFAFWDHVQGSLLLARDRPGIKPLYYMPLPDGGIAFASELTALLEHPAASKRIDVRALSSYFFLDYAGAPESLVEGIHKLSPAHSLRWQNGKLDAPKRYWGLSSIKPARKAVPLWQHLQTVVRRDLIADVPVGVFLSGGIDSSIIATLAAEQSRDRLKAFSIGFENPAFDELDFAKLLAQHIEVEHVTRVFTERDLLAELDTILDALDEPLADPSFLPTYLLARLAAQEVKVVLGGDGGDELFGGYPTYAAHRLAYMYKAMPVWVRNHLILPAVAQLPLQDGYHGLEWKLKRFTKGFENDPTRRHLRWMSNLDLAELRKAIPNLLRDPLVLRMALVDGQNEDWVQQMMHLDFMTYLPGSVLAKVDRASMAHGLEVRPPFLDNEMVEVAYGIESRLKKDKAPLKAAARGHIPDVIIDRKKKGFAIPLAAWVRGPLLPRLERILKDSPVWRLELLSQDVFTEWLSEHRNRSFDRSRPLWALLVLDHWLVKEKF; encoded by the coding sequence ATGTGTGGTTTCGTTGGGATTATCAGTCGAAGTGACCATCGAGAAGTGCTGCCTAGGATGCTAGAGCGCATCAGGCATCGCGGGCCTGATGGCGATGGACAAGTATTTTACGCTCAAAATGGTTGGTATGTTGCCCTTGGTCACCGTCGATTGTCGATTATAGACATCGAAGGTGGTTCTCAACCCATGGAAGTGGGATCCCATGCCCTCGTTTATAATGGTGAAATCTATAATTATCGCGACTTGGACGCCAAGGCTGGCGGGGATACGAGCGCTTTGCTCAATTATATGGCTGAGCATGGTGAAGCCGGCATTGGTGATTTGAACGGCATGTTTGCCTTTGCCTTTTGGGACCATGTTCAAGGATCGCTACTTCTGGCGCGTGATCGCCCTGGAATTAAGCCGCTTTATTATATGCCGCTGCCGGATGGAGGGATTGCTTTTGCATCGGAGCTGACCGCCTTGTTGGAGCATCCAGCTGCATCCAAGAGAATTGATGTTAGAGCACTTTCTTCTTACTTTTTTCTCGATTATGCGGGTGCGCCGGAAAGCTTGGTGGAGGGCATCCATAAATTAAGCCCTGCGCATTCGTTGCGGTGGCAGAATGGAAAGTTGGATGCTCCAAAGCGCTATTGGGGTCTTTCGTCGATTAAGCCGGCACGCAAAGCGGTGCCATTGTGGCAGCATTTGCAGACGGTGGTGAGGCGAGACTTAATCGCAGACGTGCCGGTGGGCGTTTTTTTGAGCGGCGGCATTGATTCGTCGATTATTGCGACCTTGGCGGCGGAGCAAAGCCGTGATCGATTAAAAGCGTTTTCGATTGGCTTTGAAAACCCAGCTTTCGATGAGCTGGATTTTGCCAAATTATTGGCCCAGCATATTGAAGTGGAGCATGTCACCCGGGTGTTCACGGAACGCGATTTGTTGGCAGAGCTTGATACGATTTTGGATGCCTTGGATGAACCGCTGGCCGACCCATCTTTTTTGCCGACTTATTTGCTGGCCCGCCTGGCGGCTCAAGAGGTTAAAGTGGTCCTTGGCGGGGACGGCGGCGATGAGCTGTTTGGAGGTTATCCTACCTACGCGGCCCATCGCCTAGCTTATATGTACAAGGCCATGCCGGTATGGGTACGCAACCATTTGATTTTGCCAGCCGTCGCTCAGTTGCCACTTCAAGATGGTTATCACGGCTTAGAATGGAAATTGAAGCGCTTTACCAAAGGCTTTGAAAATGACCCAACGAGAAGGCATCTGAGGTGGATGTCGAATCTCGACCTGGCTGAATTGCGAAAGGCCATACCAAACCTTCTAAGAGACCCACTGGTTTTAAGAATGGCATTGGTTGATGGGCAAAATGAAGACTGGGTGCAACAAATGATGCATCTGGACTTTATGACCTATTTGCCAGGCTCTGTCTTAGCGAAAGTTGACCGAGCTTCCATGGCTCATGGGCTAGAAGTGCGCCCGCCGTTTTTAGATAACGAAATGGTAGAGGTCGCCTATGGCATCGAGAGCCGGTTAAAAAAAGACAAAGCGCCTTTGAAGGCAGCGGCAAGGGGCCATATCCCGGATGTGATTATCGATCGAAAGAAGAAGGGCTTTGCGATTCCGCTCGCCGCATGGGTCCGCGGGCCTTTATTGCCTCGTTTGGAGCGCATCCTAAAAGACTCGCCGGTTTGGCGCTTGGAGCTGCTTAGTCAAGACGTTTTCACAGAATGGTTATCTGAGCATAGGAATCGTAGCTTCGATAGATCTCGCCCGCTGTGGGCACTATTGGTACTTGATCACTGGCTGGTGAAGGAGAAGTTTTAA